The Plasmodium knowlesi strain H genome assembly, chromosome: 14 region GTAGTTATTGGTAGCGACTCAGGGAGGTTAGTGATCCTTCAGTTTAGCAACGAGAAAAATGATTTTGTGAGAGTGCACTGTGAAACTTACGGCAAAAGTGGCCTTCGAAGGATAATCCCAGGAGAGTACATAGCAGTGGACCCAAAGGGAAGAGCCCTCATGATATGTGCAATAGAGAGACAGAAATTTGTATACATACTAAATAGAGATAACAAAGAACAACTAACTATTAGCAGCCCATTAGATGCGCACAAATCACATACCATATGTCATGATGTAGTCGGGATGGACGTTGGGTTCGAGAACCCAATGTTTGCATCTATTGAACAGAATTACGAAATGTATGATAAGCAGGTGACAAATACAACTGAGATTGATGCATGTACAAGGAAAACACTCCTATGTCTGTGGGAAATGGACCTAGGTCTAAATCACGTGATTAGAAAACATACTCTCCCGATTGACATGAGCGCACATTTGTTAATTCCTATTCCAGGAGGGCAACAAGGACCAAGTGGAGTCATCGTCTGTTGTGATAATTACTTGGTTTACAAAAAAGTCGAACACGTAGATGTGTATTGTGCTTACCCAAGGAGACTTGAAACAGGACAAGAGAAAAACATTTCTATCGTGTGTAGCACAGTTCACAGAATTAGGaagttcttcttcattcttatACAATCCGAATATGGTGATCTCTACAAAATTGAAATGGATCATCAAGATGGAGTTGTAAAAGAAATTACCTGCAAATATTTCGACACCGTTCCAGTAGCCAACGCTATATGTGTGATGAAATCTGGATCCCTTTTCGTAGCAGCCGAATTTGGAAACCACTTCTTTTATCAGTTTTCAGGAATAGGAGATGATGATAATGAAGCTATGTGCACGTCGAAACATCCCTCAGGTAGAAATGCTATCATTGCCTTTAGGACGAAGAAACTCACAAATCTATTTCTCATAGATCAGGTGTATTCTCTGTCGCCCATTTTGGACATGAAAATTCTGGACGCGAAGAATGCCAATAGCCCCCAAATTTATGCCCTCTGCGGAAGAGGACCGAGATCTTCCCTTCGTATCTTGCAACATGGATTGAGTATAGAAGAACTAGCAGATAATGAACTCCCTGGAAGACCGAAATATATTTGGACTATTAAAAAAGACAACGCAAGTGATTATGATGGGTACATAATTGTTAGTTTTGAAGGTAGCACACTTATTTTAGAAATCGGTGAAACAGTGGAGGAGGTTGTAGATACCTTACTCCTAACAAACGTAACGACCATTCATGTGAATATACTTTACGATAACTCTCTCATTCAAGTGCACGATACTGGTATAAGACACATAAACGGAAAGGTTATAAACGAGTGGGTACCTCCCAAAAATAAACAAGTGAAAGCAGCCACATCAAATGCCACTCAAATTGTAATTTCACTCAGTGGAGGAGAGTTAATTTATTTCGAAATTGATGAATCACATAGTTTAGTTGAAATATTTAGAAAAAGCCTTAACGTAGAAATTTTGTGTCTTTCTATACAAGAGGTAGAGGAGAATAAAGTGAGGGCCAACTTCCTAGCTGTTGGTTGCTTGGACAATGTTGTGAGGTTACTTTCcatcgaaaaggaaaaatattttaatcaGTTGTCCACCTTTATTTTGCCAAATAATTCATCAGCACAAGATATTTGCATATCTGAAATGTGTGAATTGGGTAACGACAAAGAGAGGAAATTGCTCTTCCTTAACATTGGACTGAATAATGGAGTACTTTTGCGAAGTGTGGTAGATCCCATTACAGGCACACTGACCAACCATTACTCAAAATACTTGGgtgcaaaaaatgtaaaaatatgtccAGTccatgtgaagaaaaacCCAGCTCTCCTTGTTCTATGCGAAAAGACGTACTTATGTTACGTTCATCaggggaaatatatttactcTCCTTTAAATTATGATATTTTAGAATACGCATCGTCTTTCCATTCGGAACAGTGCTCCGATGGATACGTTGCAATATCGGGAAGTAGTTTGCGTATCTTCCGTTTCTATCGCTTGGGGGAGGTGTTCAGTCAAAATATTTTGCACTTATCATTTACGCCCAGAAAAATTGTACCgctccctttcccttccctctttTATGATCACGACACGTCTATCGAAATTGAGCGACAAAAGAATATACGCATGCTGGCTATCATCGAGGCCGATCATAATGCGTACGACGAGAATACCCTGCGCGAAATTCAAAGGGCACTCAAGGGTATTCAGCTCGAAGGGGAAGAGCATACCGGTTCGAACGGACCATCCCACTCTGATGGGCGTGATCTGCAAGACAACCTCCCCAATGGGACGAAAAATCAAGGACATTCAAAAAATCAGCTCTTGGAGCAGGAGGAAAACGAACAGATGGAAAATGCATCCAGTCGCCAAAACGGAGAAGTGGACCATAACGATGgggaggaagatgaagaagcggatgatgaggaggaagaactcCTCTACGATCGAATAGGAACCGTTAAGGCAGGTCCCGGCAAGTGGGGATCCTGCATAAAGATAATTCACCCAGTCAGTTTACAAACCATTGATAAAATTTCACTCGAGATGGAAGAAGCAGCCTTAAGTGTCTGTGCCTGTGAGTTGGAAGCTCTCCATTGCTTAATAGTTGGCACCACGACAAACTTGTCCCTAAAAAATCGAACGGCTACAACAGCAGCTCTGCGTGTCTACACATACGACATCAACTACAAACTTAATCTCCTGCACATAACGCCAGTAGAAGATCAGCCATTCTGTTTCTCTCCATTTAATGGAAGGCTCCTAGCTTCTGTTGGAAACAAGCTAAGAATATATGCactcggaaaaaaaaagttactaaaaaaatgcgaataTAAGGATATCCCTGAGGCGATCATCTCCATTAAGGTGTCTGGTGATCGTATCTTCGCCTCTGACATAAGAGAATCCGTcttggtttttttttacgatgCCAATATGAACGCCTTAAGGCTAATTTCGGATGACATAATTCCAAGGTGGATCACCTGCTCCGAGATTCTGGACCATCACACGATTATGGCGGCAGATAAATTCGACTCCGTCTTTGTGCTCCGGGTGAGTGCGCGTGACGGCATTCCCCCATAtgttattttctccattcatgttattttcttcattcctatcattttctccattcatgttattttctccattcatgttattttctccattcatgTTCTTCCACCCATATGTCGTTCCCTTCGCAGGTGCCGGAGGAGGCCAAGCAAGAGGAGTATGGTATTTCGAACAAGTGTTGGTACGGAGGTGAAATGATGGCCGGGTCGAACAAGAACAGGAGGGTAAGTCCGGCGTGCGCAATCGCACAGGGGGAAAGAACCTCCACCCGCACCCGCTTGTTATGCTTATGCCACGCTTATGACACGTTTATGTTATGCTTACGTCACGATTACGTCACGATTACGTCACTTTTATTTCACCCTTTCCACTCCCTTCCCCGTAGCTCGAGCACATCATGAACTTCCACGTGGGAGAAATAGTCACGTCGCTGCAGAAGGTGAAGTTGTCCCCCACGAGTAGCGAGTGCATAATATATTCCACTATCATGGGAACAATAGGGGCGTTTATCCCGTACGATAATAAGGAGGAGGTACGCAGATGGAGAGCACGTCACATAACGGTGTGACCATCATGGTGGATGCGCTCTTTCATCCTTGTTCATTTGCATGTTGTTCTTTGTAGTCGTCAGTTtgtagttctttttttttttttttttttttttttttttttttttttatgtggcaCATTTCCCTCCCTACTCCTTCGCAGCTGGAGCTGACTCAGCACCTGGAAATCATTTTGAGGACGGAGAACCCCCCGCTGTGTGGACGGGagcacatattttttcgttcctaCTACCACCCTGTCCAGGTAGGTCCCGTAGTGCCATTCGGGAGGGCATAGCAACACTTCCTTTGGAGGACCCCCTCCCCAATTAGCAATTCCACGGAATTTTTGTTTCGATACAACATTACATGCACACACGCTCCACCGTTCCGCCTTTACCAACTTTCAGCACGTCATTGACGGAGATCTATGCGAGCAATTTTCCAGTCTGCCATACGACATTCAGAGGAAAGTGGCAGCCGACTTGGAGAGAACCCCAGATGACATCCTAAGAAAGTTGGAAGACATTCGTAATAAAATTCTttaatagtttttttttttttttttttttttttttttttttttttcccttcatcaTCCCTTGTCGCTCAGGGGGGGGTGactacatgtgcatatgtgcgCATCTATATGTGTGTCTCTATGTATGTCTTCATATGTATGCCTGTTTTTGGGTGAACCCCGTTTGTAACAACTGCCATTCGGCACTTGAGCATGGGCGCATTGGGTTTGCCCCATTTTAAGCTTCTTCTAACCCTCAACAAGCACCCATCGCGGTGGCATAGTTTAtcacagaaaaggaaaaaaagaggtaaaCCAACCGTAGGAGGAGGCATACGTCAGCATACGACAACGTACACGCGGGAATGCTACATCTCGCAGGCAGCCGGCCATGATTAACCATGCACATGAATACGCATCATACTTCCACACTCCTCCTCGcatcctttcccccttttctcgATCAAGCGGGGAGACCAAACGGGTGAAAACAATTTGCAATGATCGGCGATTGCCCAGTGATTGCTACCTCATGTGATAACGTCGCAAATGACATGTggccaaaaaataaaagaaaatattccttCTCAATGAAGAGGTTACAGTCACActaaaatgaggaagaacaaggaaaattccctcttcaaaaaaagggaatcatTTTTAAAGTATCAAATAGAgtgttgttctttttaaccCCTTCAATGTGTAGTCCCAttttaacacttttttttttttttttttttttccccttcctttcgGTGTAACATATTTCgatattttccactttaaATATGAAACTCCATCTTTGGtcatttcactttttccgtACCCCCCTTGAACGATCGAACATAGaagcatttttccttcctaacTGGCTGGGTGCAAAAAAgcggaaggggaaaaaaagaaaaaaaaaaaaatgagtttaAAAATGCTATGCTGATCGGGGGGGGGGGCGCTGCTTCAGGAATTCATCTCCtcatggaaagaaaaaaaaaaaaaaaaaaaaaaaaaaaagttaagaaGCGAAGAAATTATAAAGCAAAGCACAacggaaattttatttttcagcAACTGTTTTATTCCTCACAAGTAAAAAAGTTTTACCCCCCTCACGGAAACAGTTACATTCCTCGCGAACATTTTCCATCGTTCACTTTAAACAAACGGACGTTCAACTGTGGGCGCGTTTCACTACACCTGCAATCCTCCAGAAATACTCGCATTTCTTGCGCAACAAAAGGACGAATCCCCAGGGCCACCACTCTCTCCTCTTCACTTTAACATCAGAAAAATGGGACGTTCATCCAAGAGCCGCTCGGGTGGTTTAAGTAAGCACGAAAAgtggggaaaggggaaaaaattgaagaaaaaaaaaaaaaaaaaaaaaaaaaaaaacggataaaagaaatatatacatatgaacgtgtacgtatgcatatgtacacttgCAGAAGTTGTGT contains the following coding sequences:
- a CDS encoding splicing factor 3B subunit 3, putative gives rise to the protein MPVLYHLTLQKPTAITKIAYGNFSGPKVHEIVVSKGQVLELLRADKQGKLNLIVSKDIFGIIRCLQTFRLTGSNKDYVVIGSDSGRLVILQFSNEKNDFVRVHCETYGKSGLRRIIPGEYIAVDPKGRALMICAIERQKFVYILNRDNKEQLTISSPLDAHKSHTICHDVVGMDVGFENPMFASIEQNYEMYDKQVTNTTEIDACTRKTLLCLWEMDLGLNHVIRKHTLPIDMSAHLLIPIPGGQQGPSGVIVCCDNYLVYKKVEHVDVYCAYPRRLETGQEKNISIVCSTVHRIRKFFFILIQSEYGDLYKIEMDHQDGVVKEITCKYFDTVPVANAICVMKSGSLFVAAEFGNHFFYQFSGIGDDDNEAMCTSKHPSGRNAIIAFRTKKLTNLFLIDQVYSLSPILDMKILDAKNANSPQIYALCGRGPRSSLRILQHGLSIEELADNELPGRPKYIWTIKKDNASDYDGYIIVSFEGSTLILEIGETVEEVVDTLLLTNVTTIHVNILYDNSLIQVHDTGIRHINGKVINEWVPPKNKQVKAATSNATQIVISLSGGELIYFEIDESHSLVEIFRKSLNVEILCLSIQEVEENKVRANFLAVGCLDNVVRLLSIEKEKYFNQLSTFILPNNSSAQDICISEMCELGNDKERKLLFLNIGLNNGVLLRSVVDPITGTLTNHYSKYLGAKNVKICPVHVKKNPALLVLCEKTYLCYVHQGKYIYSPLNYDILEYASSFHSEQCSDGYVAISGSSLRIFRFYRLGEVFSQNILHLSFTPRKIVPLPFPSLFYDHDTSIEIERQKNIRMLAIIEADHNAYDENTLREIQRALKGIQLEGEEHTGSNGPSHSDGRDLQDNLPNGTKNQGHSKNQLLEQEENEQMENASSRQNGEVDHNDGEEDEEADDEEEELLYDRIGTVKAGPGKWGSCIKIIHPVSLQTIDKISLEMEEAALSVCACELEALHCLIVGTTTNLSLKNRTATTAALRVYTYDINYKLNLLHITPVEDQPFCFSPFNGRLLASVGNKLRIYALGKKKLLKKCEYKDIPEAIISIKVSGDRIFASDIRESVLVFFYDANMNALRLISDDIIPRWITCSEILDHHTIMAADKFDSVFVLRVPEEAKQEEYGISNKCWYGGEMMAGSNKNRRLEHIMNFHVGEIVTSLQKVKLSPTSSECIIYSTIMGTIGAFIPYDNKEELELTQHLEIILRTENPPLCGREHIFFRSYYHPVQHVIDGDLCEQFSSLPYDIQRKVAADLERTPDDILRKLEDIRNKIL